One Frankia alni ACN14a DNA window includes the following coding sequences:
- a CDS encoding thioesterase II family protein, with protein sequence MTVSAEVDRWLRRFHPGPPDAPRLVCFPHAGGAASTYLAISKALSSVAEVQAVQYPGRQDRRTEPAHTAIAPLADRIAEVLTPLTDRPLAFFGHSMGAIVGFEVIRRLAAAGGPAPFVLFASGRRAPSTTRFEDVHRRDDAGFLREMRELGGTDPRVLADPELVEMVLPPTRADYQAIETYSAPDDAVISTAVVAMVGDSDPRVTQAEAELWRRHTTGPFEVKVFPGGHFYLSDQQGAVVEAVTAGLAAARGAQPTP encoded by the coding sequence ATGACCGTGTCGGCTGAGGTCGACCGGTGGCTGCGGCGGTTTCATCCGGGTCCGCCCGACGCCCCGCGGCTGGTGTGTTTCCCGCACGCGGGCGGGGCGGCAAGCACCTATCTGGCGATCTCGAAGGCGTTGTCGTCGGTCGCCGAGGTCCAGGCGGTGCAGTATCCGGGACGGCAGGACCGGCGGACGGAGCCGGCGCACACGGCCATCGCGCCGCTCGCCGACCGGATCGCCGAGGTCCTCACCCCGCTCACCGACCGGCCCCTGGCCTTCTTCGGGCACAGCATGGGGGCGATCGTCGGCTTCGAGGTCATCCGCCGGCTGGCGGCGGCGGGCGGGCCGGCACCGTTCGTGCTGTTCGCCTCCGGGCGCCGCGCCCCGTCGACCACACGGTTCGAGGACGTCCACCGCCGCGACGACGCGGGTTTTCTCCGGGAGATGCGTGAGCTCGGCGGGACCGATCCGCGGGTTCTCGCCGATCCGGAACTCGTCGAGATGGTGCTGCCGCCGACCCGGGCCGACTATCAGGCGATCGAGACGTATTCCGCGCCGGACGACGCGGTGATCAGCACGGCCGTCGTCGCGATGGTGGGGGATTCCGATCCGAGGGTGACGCAGGCCGAGGCCGAGCTCTGGCGCCGGCACACCACCGGGCCGTTCGAGGTGAAGGTGTTCCCCGGGGGCCACTTCTACCTGTCCGACCAGCAGGGCGCCGTGGTGGAGGCGGTGACGGCGGGCCTCGCCGCCGCGCGCGGCGCCCAGCCGACGCCCTGA
- a CDS encoding MFS transporter — protein MVGRGGAGAATASEEWIIDGVFRSLRVYNFRLFAAGQVLSVTGTWMMFTAQDWLVLSLSDHPGTALGLVTALQFTPMLLLTLYGGRLADRHDKRLLLTGANLVAGLLALALSLLVFTGSARLWHICAFALAIGLVNAIETPTRMAFVSELVGPELLPNASALSAGYFNIARVVGPAAAGPLIAGFGSGPAMAINAGSYLATVAGLRLMRPAEIHRHARPAVAPRIVDGLRYVLGRADLVVVLGLVATVGLVGMNFQLTVPLLARTVFHADAAAFGLLTTGLAAGSLLAALLTTGRRSRPSAMMVIVSAFAFGLLEAATGASPTYPAAIGLLALTGFASLYFAQAANHRIQLGSDPSYRGRVMALYSLILQGTTPLGSLGVGWLAEHHSARAGFYVGGLASAAAAVAAWAANRGWASASAASPLAASPPAVPPSAASPREAAEQPPVQPAVGGS, from the coding sequence ATGGTGGGGCGCGGTGGTGCTGGAGCTGCGACGGCGAGCGAGGAGTGGATCATCGACGGCGTCTTCCGGTCGCTGCGGGTGTACAACTTCCGGCTCTTCGCCGCCGGGCAGGTGCTGTCCGTCACCGGCACCTGGATGATGTTCACCGCTCAGGACTGGCTGGTGCTGTCGTTGAGCGACCATCCGGGGACGGCGCTCGGCCTCGTGACGGCGCTGCAGTTCACCCCGATGCTGCTGCTCACCCTCTACGGCGGCCGGCTCGCCGACCGGCACGACAAACGCCTGCTGCTCACCGGCGCGAACCTGGTCGCCGGCCTGCTCGCCCTGGCGCTGTCGCTGCTCGTGTTCACCGGCTCGGCGCGGCTGTGGCACATCTGCGCGTTCGCGCTGGCGATCGGCCTGGTCAACGCCATCGAGACGCCGACCCGGATGGCGTTCGTCAGCGAACTGGTCGGCCCCGAGCTGTTGCCCAACGCCTCCGCTCTCAGCGCCGGCTACTTCAACATCGCCCGGGTCGTCGGCCCGGCCGCCGCGGGCCCGCTCATCGCCGGTTTCGGCTCCGGCCCGGCGATGGCGATCAACGCCGGAAGCTACCTGGCGACCGTCGCCGGCCTGCGCCTGATGCGCCCGGCGGAGATCCACCGCCACGCTCGCCCCGCGGTCGCCCCCCGCATCGTCGACGGGCTGCGCTACGTGCTCGGCCGCGCCGACCTGGTCGTCGTGCTGGGCCTGGTGGCCACCGTCGGGTTGGTCGGGATGAACTTCCAGCTCACCGTGCCGCTGCTGGCGCGCACCGTCTTCCACGCCGACGCCGCCGCCTTCGGCCTGCTCACCACCGGGCTGGCCGCCGGTTCGCTGCTCGCCGCGCTGCTCACAACCGGCCGCCGCAGCCGTCCGTCGGCCATGATGGTGATCGTCTCGGCGTTCGCGTTCGGCCTGCTGGAGGCGGCGACGGGCGCCTCGCCGACCTACCCGGCGGCGATCGGCCTGCTGGCGTTGACCGGCTTCGCGAGCCTCTACTTCGCCCAGGCGGCCAACCACCGCATCCAGCTCGGCAGCGACCCGAGCTACCGGGGCCGGGTGATGGCCCTCTACAGCCTCATCCTGCAGGGGACGACGCCGCTGGGCAGCCTGGGAGTCGGCTGGCTCGCCGAGCACCACAGCGCCCGCGCCGGCTTCTACGTCGGCGGCCTCGCCTCCGCCGCTGCCGCGGTCGCCGCCTGGGCGGCCAACCGCGGATGGGCCTCCGCGTCCGCCGCGTCGCCCCTGGCTGCGTCGCCTCCCGCTGTGCCGCCTTCCGCAGCGTCGCCGCGGGAGGCGGCCGAGCAGCCTCCGGTCCAACCGGCCGTCGGCGGTTCCTGA